From Pseudomonas vanderleydeniana, the proteins below share one genomic window:
- a CDS encoding type II secretion system F family protein gives MALLMSVLLFLAALVLIVGNLLQARQRERAVAQRLQGHMVRERLKLSDWLRVLGDTRFGQRSVSLDNETQVLLNRIGWRKASQRSLFAACQIGAPVVLLVVVLLVQGVFFSELESPWIAPFLGLSAGYLLPKRLLVLAAGRRQKQVVVEVSTFIPLLRILFESGMAVEQALRVMANESRQLLPVLSGELQLVLARVDSGLELSEELGKMARFLAVDEFDDTCVILQQLLQQGGGAMKSLLSLKQLLDDRRLTRLQEYISKMSAKMSVVMMVFLFPALLIVLAGPGFTALGKAFGTS, from the coding sequence ATGGCCCTGTTGATGAGCGTTCTGCTGTTTCTCGCTGCCCTGGTGCTGATCGTCGGAAACCTGTTGCAGGCCCGCCAGCGTGAAAGGGCGGTGGCGCAGCGCCTGCAGGGGCACATGGTACGTGAACGACTCAAGCTGAGCGACTGGTTGCGAGTCCTGGGGGACACACGTTTCGGCCAGCGCTCGGTCAGCCTCGACAACGAGACCCAGGTGCTGCTCAACCGTATCGGCTGGCGCAAGGCGAGCCAGCGCTCGCTGTTTGCCGCCTGCCAGATCGGTGCGCCGGTGGTGCTGCTGGTGGTGGTCCTGCTGGTGCAGGGCGTATTTTTCTCCGAGCTGGAGTCGCCCTGGATTGCTCCGTTCCTGGGGCTGTCCGCTGGCTATCTGCTGCCCAAGCGGTTGCTGGTCCTGGCGGCCGGGCGACGCCAGAAGCAGGTGGTGGTCGAGGTGTCGACTTTCATCCCGTTGCTGCGCATTCTTTTCGAGTCGGGGATGGCTGTGGAGCAGGCGTTGCGGGTGATGGCCAATGAGTCACGGCAGTTGTTGCCGGTGTTGAGCGGCGAGCTGCAACTGGTGCTGGCCCGGGTCGATTCCGGCCTGGAACTGAGCGAGGAGTTGGGCAAGATGGCCCGCTTCCTGGCGGTCGATGAATTCGATGATACCTGCGTCATCCTCCAGCAACTGCTCCAGCAGGGCGGCGGCGCGATGAAGTCGCTGCTGTCGCTCAAGCAGCTGCTCGATGACCGGCGCCTGACCCGCCTGCAGGAGTACATCTCGAAGATGTCGGCGAAGATGTCGGTGGTGATGATGGTGTTTCTGTTTCCGGCTTTGCTGATCGTGCTCGCCGGGCCCGGTTTTACGGCCTTGGGCAAGGCCTTCGGTACCTCCTAG
- a CDS encoding type II secretion system F family protein, with protein sequence MLVPLLLGLICLLLLGLSLRLFQLGMRKTGNERVLSRLTEGQPVLVAATGVASPMRNYLDHLFLRAGLDRPGERLILWLVVWALLVFLGGLLAGLFGLLVMLLLPPLGLRLFVGWRYRRRVRRMVEQLPQLLDHAVRSLKSGRTLADAILGGIEASADPLREAMTRIRRNVELGVSLPEAASDFAEFYEREEFRFLALGLKVNHRYGGNASELLENLMKLIREREQAARQLRAMTGETRMTAVVLALLPIGVASYFMVTNPGYLLGMWHDPSGQQMLLLSFGLQVLGCLALWRMLRSV encoded by the coding sequence ATGCTCGTGCCGTTGCTGCTTGGTCTCATCTGTCTGCTGTTGCTCGGTTTGTCGCTACGGCTGTTCCAGTTGGGGATGCGCAAGACAGGCAACGAACGGGTGCTCAGCCGTCTGACCGAGGGACAGCCGGTGCTGGTCGCGGCCACGGGTGTCGCCAGTCCCATGAGAAACTACCTAGATCATCTGTTCCTGCGTGCCGGGCTCGACCGTCCGGGTGAACGATTGATCCTGTGGCTGGTGGTCTGGGCGTTGCTGGTGTTCCTGGGTGGGCTGCTGGCGGGGCTGTTCGGGCTGCTGGTGATGTTGCTGCTGCCGCCGCTTGGCCTGCGCCTGTTCGTGGGCTGGCGTTATCGGCGACGGGTGCGGCGGATGGTCGAGCAGTTGCCGCAACTGCTCGACCATGCGGTACGCAGCCTGAAGTCCGGCCGGACCCTGGCCGATGCGATCCTCGGCGGGATCGAGGCGTCGGCCGACCCCTTGCGCGAGGCCATGACACGTATACGGCGTAACGTCGAGCTGGGAGTCAGCCTGCCGGAAGCCGCCAGTGATTTTGCCGAGTTCTACGAACGGGAAGAGTTTCGCTTCCTGGCCCTGGGCCTGAAGGTCAACCATCGTTATGGCGGCAATGCCAGTGAGCTGCTGGAAAACCTGATGAAGCTGATTCGCGAACGCGAGCAGGCGGCACGGCAACTGCGGGCGATGACCGGCGAGACCCGCATGACAGCGGTGGTCCTGGCGCTCCTGCCCATTGGCGTGGCGAGCTATTTCATGGTGACCAACCCCGGCTACCTGCTGGGCATGTGGCACGACCCGAGCGGCCAGCAGATGCTGCTGCTTTCCTTTGGCCTGCAGGTGCTGGGGTGCCTGGCGCTGTGGCGCATGTTGCGGAGCGTATGA